CGCCCTTTACGGGGAGGAACGTAAAGCTCCACCTCGCCGGTGAAGACTATCAGCCCAACCTTGTCGTTATTGCGGATAGCCGAAAACGCCAGCGACGCGCAAAGCTCGGCGGCGGTTTCGGATTTGAAATTCTCTTTCGACCCGAACGCCCCTGATGCCGACAGGTCGAAAAGGATCATCAGCGTAAGCTCCCGCTCTTCGCGGAACACTTTCACGAAAGGCTCTCCCACCCGGGCGGTAACGTTCCAGTCCATGGTCCTGATGTCGTCGCCGGGCTGGTATGGGCGCGACTCGTGGAACTCCATGCCGCGCCCCTTGAAGGCGGAATGGTACTCCCCCGAGAAAAGCGTGTTCACCACTTTCCGGGCGCGGATTTCCACCTCGCGGATCTTGCGAAGCATCTCCCGGGTTACAGCGGCCTCATCCTGTCCCAAACCGGATGAATGTCTTTCAGGCGAAGGGTTCATCGCGGAATAACGCCCCAACGGCCTTTAAGGCACTTCAACGGTGTTGAATATTTTGGAGACGATATCGTCCGGCGTCACGTTCTCCGCATCCGCCTCGTAAGTGGGGATAACCCGGTGGCGCAGAACGGCGGGCCCCGCTTTCTTCACGTCGTCAGGCAAGACGTACCCCCGGTGGTTCAAAAATGCGTAGGCCCGGGCCAGCTTGGCCAGGTATATGGAAGCCCTGGGGGAAGCGCCGTATTCGATGAGATGGGCCATGTCCAGCCCATAATCCGCCGGGCGGCGGGTGGCGCTGACAACGTTTATGATGTACTGGATTATCTTCTCGTCCATGTATATCTGCTCGATGGCCTTCTTGGCCGCCAGAATCTCGCCGTGGCTTATCACCGGGGTCACCTCCGGCATAAGCCCGGTGGTGTTGCGTTTGACTATCATCAGCTCGTCTTCCTTGGTGGGGTAGTCCACCAGTATCTTGAGCATGAACCGGTCCACCTGCGCCTCGGGCAGGGCGTAGGTGCCCTCCTGCTCGATGGGGTTTTGCGTGGCCAGCACAATGAAAGGCTCCGGCAGGCGGAAGGTTTCCGAGCCGATGGTGACCTGCCGCTCCTGCATGGCCTCCAGCAAGGCGCTTTGCACCTTGGCGGGGGCGCGGTTTATCTCGTCGGCCAGGATTATATTGGTGAACAGCGGACCTTTTCGTATGGTGAAGGATGCCTCCCGGACGTTGTAGATCTCGGCCCCGGTCAGGTCCGCCGGCAAAAGGTCCGGCGTGAACTGTATTCTTTTAAACCCAAGCTGTATGGCGCGGGCCAGCGTCTGGATGGACATGGTCTTGGCGAGCCCCGGCACCCCTTCCAGCAGGATATGCCCGTCGCACAGAAGGGCCGTGAGCATTCCCTCAATCATGCCCCGCTGGCCCACAATGACCCGTTCCACCTCGCCCAACAACCTGTCAACGAACAGGGATTTTTCCTTAACCATCTCGTTGACGGCCTGAATATCAACGCTTGCCATCACGCCTCCATGAAATGCCCGAAGCCGGTTTTAAAACAAAATCGCCAATGCATTTTAAATTATGCGCCGCGCGGGTGTAAAATCATTACTTTAATCCGTTTTTTCAAGGTCAGCCAATGTATTGTATCGCCATTGTGGGAAGGCCCAATGTGGGCAAATCCACCCTTTTCAACCGTATCGTGGGCGGCAGGCCGGCCATAGTGGACGACACCCCCGGCGTCACCCGCGACAGGAACATATCCCGGGCCACATGGCGGGGCAGGTCTTTTCTGGTTATAGACTCCGGCGGGTTCGAGCCCGAAGCCGAAGACGAGATAATGGCCCAGATCCGCGAACAGGCCATTGTGGCCATCGAGGAGGCCGACACCATTTTCCTGGTGGTGGACGCCATGGCGGGCATAACCCCGGTGGACGCGGACGTGGCCATGCGGCTACGCTCCAGCGGAAAACCGGTTACCGTGGTGGTTAACAAGGCCGACGACCCCGGCAAGAACATCTATGCCCACGAGTTCTCCCGCATGGGGTTCGAAAGGATACGCCCAGTAAGCGCGGAGCACAACCTGGGTGTGGAAGACCTGTTAAGAGAGGCATTGGCGGACGTTCCCCCCGATCCGGAGGTTACCGGCGAAGAGCCCGTAGATAACGTCATCCGCCTGGCGGTGGCGGGCAAGCCCAACGTGGGCAAATCGTCCTTGATAAACCGCCTGCTGGGCTCCCGCAGGATGATGGTTAGCGATGTGCCCGGCACCACCCGCGACGCCATAGACTCCGAGTTTGAAGCCGATGGGCGCAAGTGGGTGATAATAGACACGGCCGGTATCCGCCGCAAAGCCAAGGTCACGATGAAGCTTGAAAAATACTCCGTGATCATGGCCATGAAAGCCATCGAACGGGCGGACGTGGCCCTGCTGGTAGTGGACGGGCAGGAAGGAGCCGCCATGCAGGAGGCGAAAATAGCCGGGCTCGTTGAGGAT
This DNA window, taken from Nitrospinota bacterium, encodes the following:
- a CDS encoding DUF58 domain-containing protein; translated protein: MNPSPERHSSGLGQDEAAVTREMLRKIREVEIRARKVVNTLFSGEYHSAFKGRGMEFHESRPYQPGDDIRTMDWNVTARVGEPFVKVFREERELTLMILFDLSASGAFGSKENFKSETAAELCASLAFSAIRNNDKVGLIVFTGEVELYVPPRKGRSHVLRIIREILFFRPRGATTNIGSALDYMNLVARKKLIAFLVSDFRAEGYEKAVKATARKHDLIAIRMTDPMEKTMAPAGILSLRDAETGRAVYVDTSNKMFLDEYARAVRVEEEELSKFLNMVGVDHVTVDTGESYIEPLVKFFRQREKRRRGR
- a CDS encoding AAA family ATPase; translated protein: MMASVDIQAVNEMVKEKSLFVDRLLGEVERVIVGQRGMIEGMLTALLCDGHILLEGVPGLAKTMSIQTLARAIQLGFKRIQFTPDLLPADLTGAEIYNVREASFTIRKGPLFTNIILADEINRAPAKVQSALLEAMQERQVTIGSETFRLPEPFIVLATQNPIEQEGTYALPEAQVDRFMLKILVDYPTKEDELMIVKRNTTGLMPEVTPVISHGEILAAKKAIEQIYMDEKIIQYIINVVSATRRPADYGLDMAHLIEYGASPRASIYLAKLARAYAFLNHRGYVLPDDVKKAGPAVLRHRVIPTYEADAENVTPDDIVSKIFNTVEVP
- the der gene encoding ribosome biogenesis GTPase Der, which codes for MYCIAIVGRPNVGKSTLFNRIVGGRPAIVDDTPGVTRDRNISRATWRGRSFLVIDSGGFEPEAEDEIMAQIREQAIVAIEEADTIFLVVDAMAGITPVDADVAMRLRSSGKPVTVVVNKADDPGKNIYAHEFSRMGFERIRPVSAEHNLGVEDLLREALADVPPDPEVTGEEPVDNVIRLAVAGKPNVGKSSLINRLLGSRRMMVSDVPGTTRDAIDSEFEADGRKWVIIDTAGIRRKAKVTMKLEKYSVIMAMKAIERADVALLVVDGQEGAAMQEAKIAGLVEDAGKACVIVVNKWDVVEKDHKTAIQAEEALRRQLKFLAYAPALFVSAKSGQRVTKILKKAEEVYTQYTKRLPTSKLNEIVRRAVEQKEPPVASGKRLKIYFATQPTVKPPTFVLMTNMPDDVHFSYQRYLINRIREEGGFDLSPIRILFRRPSGRRTGEQR